CCAGGCGCTTCAGACCGTCTCTGCTTCCCGTCAGGCCCGGGTTGAGCCGCAGGGCGTTGCGATAATCTGCAGCGGCTTCGTCGCGACGACCGACAAGTTCGAGAATGTGACCGCGCGTATCGAACAGATCCGGATCGAATGGCCGCATTGTCAGCGCCTTGTTTGCATCGTCCAGAGCGCGCGCGGCATCGCCCATGCTGTAATAGGCCCAGGCGCGATTGTTGTAGGCGTCGGCGTCTTTCGGCCTCAACTGGATGAAGCGCGAGTAGTCGGTGACGGCGCTATCGAACAGCGCCATGTCGCGAAGGACGTTCGCCCGTTCGAAATAGGCATCCGCGCTCTCTGGATTGATCCTGATCGCCGTCGAGAACTCTGCGATCGCGCGCAGGCGATCCCCGCCTTCGCGATAGATTGCGCCGCGCGCCAGATGGACCCACGTCGCCCGCGGATTGAAAGCGATCGCGGCATCGTAATCACTCAAGGCCCGAGCGATGTTTCCCTGCGCCCGGAAGACTTCGCCGCGCGCGAAATAGGCGCCGTCGAGCTTCCTGTCGATTTCGATCGCTTTCGTGAGATCGTCTGCTGCCCGGTCGAGAAGACCCTGCCGAGTGAGGGCGAGGCCGCGCTTGTAAAGGACCTCGGCATCGCGGGGGTCGAATTCCAGCGCCTTCGTATAATCTGCTATCGCGCGGGTGAAATCGCCTGTCGCGCGATAGGCATCGCCACGCGCGGAAAAAGCCGTCGGGGTGGGTGCCTTTGTCTCGATCAAGGCAGTGCAGGCGGAGATCGCGAGCCTGGAATCCTCGTCCTGCAAACAGTCGAAAGCCGTACCAGCAATCGATGCGGAAAGCGGCATCGCCACCGCCAACCCGATCAACCAGACATGTACGCGTGATTTTCCAGACAAATCACAGGCTCCGGGGCGCGAAAAAAGCCAACAACTGGCCCAAGCGATCCGGTAAAGAACATTTTTAAATGAATTGCGCACTCTCGACTTCAGTCTAAGTCGATCTGCGAGTTGGTAAAATTTGAAGCTGGTGCTGTGCCGGGATGGAAAACCGGCAAGGATTTACCGCCCGGGCGCTTCTTCAGCAGCCCGGGCGGTCAATTGTTACGAGCGCCGCTTCACGG
This genomic window from Rhodomicrobium lacus contains:
- a CDS encoding tetratricopeptide repeat protein translates to MPLSASIAGTAFDCLQDEDSRLAISACTALIETKAPTPTAFSARGDAYRATGDFTRAIADYTKALEFDPRDAEVLYKRGLALTRQGLLDRAADDLTKAIEIDRKLDGAYFARGEVFRAQGNIARALSDYDAAIAFNPRATWVHLARGAIYREGGDRLRAIAEFSTAIRINPESADAYFERANVLRDMALFDSAVTDYSRFIQLRPKDADAYNNRAWAYYSMGDAARALDDANKALTMRPFDPDLFDTRGHILELVGRRDEAAADYRNALRLNPGLTGSRDGLKRLGDIAAGEQKR